A part of Azospirillum thermophilum genomic DNA contains:
- a CDS encoding exodeoxyribonuclease VII small subunit, with product MPVPAPESSPIPPDIAALSFEDALAELERIVRQLEEGRGKLDDAIASYERGTALKRHCEAKLREAQAKIDRITVTADGSFGTEPARID from the coding sequence ATGCCCGTTCCCGCACCCGAGTCCTCCCCCATCCCGCCCGACATCGCCGCGCTCAGCTTCGAGGATGCGCTTGCCGAGCTGGAGCGGATCGTTCGCCAGCTCGAGGAAGGGCGCGGCAAGCTTGACGACGCGATCGCCTCCTACGAGCGGGGCACCGCGCTGAAGCGCCATTGCGAAGCCAAGCTGCGCGAGGCGCAGGCCAAGATCGACCGCATCACCGTGACCGCCGACGGCTCGTTCGGCACCGAACCCGCCCGGATCGACTGA
- a CDS encoding polyprenyl synthetase family protein, protein MQTELKAALAETATAVERTISHLLPSTEMAEAPLFEAMRYGCLNGGKRLRPFLVLHSASLFGVNADCALRVGAAVEFVHCYSLIHDDLPAMDDGELRRGRPTVHRQFDEATAILAGDGLLTFAFEVLADPETHEDPNVRCQLVTALAKASGGRGMVGGQMLDLIAEHETFDLGTTTRLQRMKTGELIAFSCEAGGILGKAAPAQRHALRAYAHDLGLAFQIVDDLLDVEGTQEETGKTVGRDAQAGKATFVSILGRERARAQAEMLSRQAAAHLEIFEGRADMLKAVAEFVVARRA, encoded by the coding sequence GTGCAGACAGAGCTCAAGGCCGCCCTGGCCGAGACGGCGACGGCCGTCGAACGCACCATTTCCCATCTGCTGCCTTCCACCGAAATGGCGGAAGCCCCGCTGTTCGAGGCGATGCGCTACGGTTGCCTGAACGGCGGCAAGCGGCTGCGCCCGTTCCTGGTGCTGCACTCCGCCTCGCTGTTCGGCGTGAATGCCGACTGCGCCCTGCGTGTCGGCGCGGCGGTGGAGTTCGTCCATTGCTATTCGCTGATCCATGACGACCTGCCGGCGATGGACGACGGCGAACTGCGCCGCGGTCGACCGACCGTGCATCGCCAGTTCGACGAGGCGACCGCCATCCTGGCCGGCGACGGCCTGCTGACCTTCGCCTTCGAGGTGCTGGCCGATCCGGAAACGCATGAGGACCCCAACGTGCGCTGCCAGCTCGTCACCGCCCTCGCCAAGGCCTCGGGCGGCCGCGGCATGGTGGGCGGGCAGATGCTGGACCTGATCGCCGAGCATGAGACCTTCGACCTCGGCACGACGACCCGGCTGCAGCGCATGAAGACCGGCGAGCTGATCGCCTTCTCCTGCGAGGCCGGCGGCATCCTCGGCAAGGCCGCGCCCGCCCAGCGCCATGCGCTGCGGGCCTACGCCCACGATCTCGGCCTCGCGTTCCAGATCGTCGACGACCTGCTGGACGTCGAAGGGACGCAGGAGGAGACCGGCAAGACGGTCGGGCGCGACGCCCAGGCCGGGAAGGCCACCTTCGTTTCCATCCTGGGCCGCGAGCGTGCCCGCGCCCAGGCGGAAATGCTGTCCCGTCAAGCCGCCGCTCACCTGGAGATTTTCGAGGGGCGTGCCGATATGTTGAAGGCGGTGGCGGAGTTCGTCGTCGCCCGTCGCGCCTGA
- a CDS encoding histone deacetylase family protein, which translates to MFTTLFTHPACLNHDTGLGHPECSDRLRAVLAALETEEFHMLERQEAPLATVEQLERAHPRDHVDRVLAAIPQQDHAGIDADTVVSPGSGEAALRAAGAVVAAVDAVATGQSRNAFCAVRPPGHHAERAKAMGFCLFNNAAVGAYHARAAHGLQRVAVMDFDVHHGNGTQDIFQNDPDMLYCSTHQSPLYPGTGDAGEKGEYGNCVNAPLPAMAGSPEFRHAMTTIILPAIDHFKPDLLIISAGFDAHSRDPLAGLHLIDDDFVWATRKLGELARTHCGARIVSVLEGGYNLRALASACSAHVRELMYC; encoded by the coding sequence ATGTTCACCACCCTTTTCACCCATCCGGCCTGCCTGAATCACGACACCGGACTTGGCCATCCGGAATGCTCCGACCGTTTGCGCGCCGTGCTGGCCGCGCTGGAGACGGAGGAGTTCCACATGCTCGAACGGCAGGAAGCGCCGCTCGCCACGGTGGAGCAGCTGGAGCGCGCCCACCCGCGCGATCATGTCGACCGGGTGCTGGCGGCAATCCCGCAGCAGGACCATGCCGGCATCGACGCCGACACCGTGGTGTCGCCCGGCTCGGGGGAGGCCGCCCTGCGCGCCGCCGGGGCGGTGGTGGCTGCGGTGGATGCGGTCGCGACCGGCCAGTCGCGCAATGCCTTCTGCGCCGTGCGGCCTCCGGGCCACCATGCGGAGCGCGCCAAGGCCATGGGCTTCTGCCTGTTCAACAATGCCGCGGTCGGCGCCTACCACGCCCGCGCCGCGCACGGGCTGCAGCGGGTGGCGGTGATGGACTTCGACGTCCACCACGGCAACGGAACGCAGGACATCTTCCAGAACGATCCGGACATGCTCTACTGCTCCACCCACCAGTCGCCGCTCTATCCGGGCACCGGCGACGCGGGCGAGAAGGGCGAGTACGGCAACTGCGTCAATGCCCCGCTGCCGGCGATGGCGGGGTCGCCGGAGTTCCGGCATGCGATGACCACCATCATCCTGCCGGCGATCGACCATTTCAAACCCGACCTGCTGATCATTTCCGCGGGTTTCGACGCCCATTCCCGCGATCCGCTGGCCGGCCTGCACCTGATCGACGATGATTTCGTCTGGGCGACGCGCAAGCTGGGCGAACTGGCCCGCACCCATTGCGGCGCCCGCATCGTCTCGGTCCTGGAAGGGGGGTACAACCTGCGGGCCCTCGCCTCCGCCTGCTCGGCCCATGTCCGCGAGCTGATGTACTGCTGA
- a CDS encoding response regulator, with translation MDDSDTNRAVIGALLAKVGFVIESAPGGAEAVAAVAGAPEPQDAVLMDVAMPEVDGITATTRIRALDSTRAEIPIIAVTAHTAPEDRRRCFAAGMNGFVEKPVRRTDLLNALHAVLEPAGHRIGH, from the coding sequence GTGGACGACAGCGACACCAACCGGGCGGTCATCGGCGCCCTGCTGGCGAAGGTGGGCTTCGTGATCGAAAGCGCGCCGGGCGGCGCGGAGGCGGTTGCCGCCGTCGCCGGGGCGCCGGAACCGCAGGATGCGGTGCTGATGGACGTCGCGATGCCGGAGGTGGACGGCATCACGGCGACCACCCGGATCCGCGCGCTGGACAGCACGCGGGCAGAGATTCCCATCATCGCCGTCACCGCCCACACGGCGCCGGAGGACCGCCGACGCTGCTTTGCCGCGGGCATGAACGGTTTCGTCGAGAAGCCGGTCCGCCGGACCGACCTGCTGAACGCGCTGCACGCGGTCCTGGAACCGGCCGGCCACCGCATCGGCCATTGA
- a CDS encoding DUF423 domain-containing protein encodes MMKPVDRIWLFFAALSGAMAVAAGAYASHGLAGDARAQELVRMAAQHQMWHGLALVALAALVRRVGGAGRLLMRVAGWLFIAGTILFSGTLYVLGLGGSLPIGMTAPTGGTTLITGWLLLAIGALVARAER; translated from the coding sequence ATGATGAAACCGGTCGATCGGATATGGCTGTTCTTCGCCGCCCTGAGCGGCGCGATGGCGGTTGCGGCGGGGGCTTATGCCAGTCACGGCCTCGCCGGCGACGCGCGGGCTCAGGAACTGGTCCGGATGGCGGCGCAGCACCAGATGTGGCACGGGCTGGCACTCGTCGCCCTGGCGGCGCTGGTCCGTCGCGTCGGCGGGGCAGGGCGGCTGCTGATGCGCGTGGCCGGCTGGCTCTTCATCGCCGGCACCATCCTGTTCAGCGGAACGCTCTATGTGCTGGGTCTGGGCGGCAGCCTTCCGATCGGCATGACCGCACCGACCGGCGGCACGACGCTGATCACCGGCTGGCTGCTGCTTGCGATCGGTGCGCTGGTCGCCCGGGCGGAGCGGTGA
- a CDS encoding DUF924 family protein, which translates to MADALIDEIVDFWFDEAIKPYWFRRSDSFDRTVAETLGPHHERAAAGEFDHWMEDVDGCIALCILLDQVPRNIFRGTPRAFATDGMALAVARHVVAEGYDLECTADERLFLYLPFEHHEDQESQVLSCRLFRERVGDPEIVAYAERHREIIERFGRFPHRNAILGRESTPEEIAFLREPNSAF; encoded by the coding sequence ATGGCCGACGCGCTGATCGACGAGATCGTGGATTTCTGGTTCGACGAGGCGATCAAGCCCTACTGGTTCCGCCGCTCCGACAGCTTCGACCGCACCGTGGCGGAGACGCTGGGGCCGCACCACGAGCGTGCCGCCGCCGGGGAGTTCGATCACTGGATGGAGGACGTCGACGGCTGCATCGCGCTCTGCATCCTGCTGGACCAGGTGCCGCGCAACATCTTCCGCGGCACTCCGCGGGCTTTCGCCACCGATGGGATGGCGCTTGCCGTCGCCCGCCACGTCGTCGCGGAGGGCTACGACCTGGAGTGCACCGCCGACGAGAGGCTCTTCCTCTATCTGCCCTTCGAGCATCACGAGGATCAGGAGAGCCAGGTTCTCAGCTGCCGCCTGTTCCGCGAGCGTGTCGGAGACCCGGAGATCGTCGCCTATGCCGAGCGGCACCGGGAGATCATCGAGCGATTCGGCAGGTTCCCCCATCGCAACGCGATCCTGGGGCGCGAAAGCACGCCGGAGGAGATCGCGTTCCTGCGGGAACCCAACTCCGCCTTCTGA
- a CDS encoding ArsR/SmtB family transcription factor produces MKIEDLQANARRASALLKAMSNERRLLILCYLSQGERSVGELEGLVGLSQSALSQHLARLRRDKLVRTRRSAQNIYYSLNGHEAQTIMATLHGLYCVPAATDTVEAPLDAAAVAAAPN; encoded by the coding sequence ATGAAGATTGAGGATCTGCAGGCGAACGCCCGCCGTGCCAGCGCGCTTCTGAAGGCGATGAGCAACGAACGGCGTCTTCTCATCCTGTGCTACCTCAGCCAGGGCGAACGGTCGGTCGGCGAACTGGAAGGGCTGGTCGGCCTCAGCCAGTCCGCCTTGTCGCAGCATCTGGCGCGCCTGCGCCGCGACAAGCTGGTGCGCACACGGCGCAGCGCCCAGAACATCTACTATTCGCTGAACGGTCATGAGGCGCAGACCATCATGGCCACCTTGCATGGTCTCTACTGCGTCCCGGCCGCCACCGATACGGTGGAGGCTCCCCTGGACGCGGCGGCGGTGGCCGCCGCTCCGAACTGA
- the dxs gene encoding 1-deoxy-D-xylulose-5-phosphate synthase — MTAASKTPLLDLVRTPQDLRLLKPEQLRQLADELRTETIDAVSVTGGHLGAGLGVVELTVALHYIFQTPDDRLIWDVGHQCYPHKILTGRRDRIRTLRMGGGLSGFTKRSESDYDPFGAGHSSTSISAGLGMAVARDLKGRKNHVVAVIGDGAMSAGMAYEAMNNAGSANSKLVVILNDNDMSIAPPVGAMSAYLSRLISSKPYLSLRHLAKEIADQLPRPLRNAARRAEEYARGMVTGGTLFEELGFYYIGPIDGHNLDHLLPVLQNVRDADDDKPVLIHVVTKKGKGYAPAEASADKLHAVAKFDVVTGAQAKPKSNAPTYTRVFANALIAEAEADPAVVAVTAAMPSGTGLDLFGQRFPDRCFDVGIAEQHAVTFAAGMATEGLKPFCAVYSTFLQRAYDQVVHDVVLQHLPVRFALDRAGLVGADGATHAGAFDVAYLGCLPDIILMAAADEVELMHMVATSAAIDDRASALRYPRGEGVGLELPERGEILPIGKGRIVQEGTKIAILSYGTRLAEARKAAAELAARGLSTTVADARFAKPLDEDLVRRLALNHEVLITVEEGSVGGFGSFVLQYLASAGLLDGGLKIRPMVLPDQFLDHEAPAKQYELAGLAARHIVATALQALGIEAAAARA; from the coding sequence GTGACTGCCGCCAGCAAAACGCCCCTGCTCGACCTGGTCCGGACGCCGCAGGACCTGCGACTCCTGAAGCCGGAACAGCTCCGCCAGCTCGCCGACGAGCTGCGGACCGAAACCATCGATGCCGTATCGGTCACCGGCGGGCATCTCGGCGCCGGGCTGGGCGTAGTGGAGCTGACGGTCGCCCTGCATTACATCTTCCAGACGCCGGACGACCGGCTGATCTGGGACGTCGGCCACCAGTGCTATCCGCACAAGATCCTGACGGGCCGGCGCGACCGCATCCGCACCCTGCGCATGGGCGGCGGTCTCAGCGGCTTCACCAAGCGCTCGGAAAGCGACTACGACCCGTTCGGCGCCGGCCACAGCTCCACCTCCATCTCCGCCGGCCTCGGCATGGCGGTGGCGCGGGACCTGAAGGGCAGGAAGAACCACGTCGTCGCGGTGATCGGCGACGGCGCGATGAGCGCCGGCATGGCGTACGAGGCGATGAACAACGCCGGCTCGGCGAACTCCAAGCTGGTGGTCATCCTCAACGACAACGACATGTCGATCGCCCCGCCGGTCGGCGCCATGAGCGCCTACCTGTCGCGGCTGATCTCGTCCAAGCCCTATCTCAGCCTGCGCCATCTGGCGAAGGAGATCGCCGACCAGCTTCCGCGCCCGCTGCGCAATGCCGCCCGCCGGGCGGAGGAGTACGCCCGCGGCATGGTCACCGGGGGCACGCTGTTCGAGGAGCTGGGCTTCTACTACATCGGTCCGATCGACGGCCATAACCTGGACCATCTGCTGCCCGTCCTGCAGAACGTGCGCGATGCGGACGACGACAAGCCGGTCCTGATCCATGTCGTGACCAAGAAGGGCAAGGGCTACGCTCCGGCCGAAGCTTCGGCGGACAAGCTGCACGCCGTCGCCAAGTTCGACGTGGTGACCGGCGCGCAGGCCAAGCCGAAGTCCAACGCCCCGACCTATACCCGCGTCTTCGCCAATGCCCTGATCGCCGAGGCGGAGGCCGATCCCGCCGTGGTGGCGGTCACCGCCGCCATGCCGTCGGGCACCGGGCTCGATCTGTTCGGCCAACGCTTCCCCGACCGCTGCTTCGACGTCGGCATCGCCGAACAGCATGCCGTGACCTTCGCCGCCGGCATGGCGACGGAGGGGCTGAAGCCGTTCTGCGCCGTCTATTCCACCTTCCTGCAGCGTGCCTACGACCAGGTGGTGCACGACGTCGTGCTGCAGCATCTGCCGGTCCGCTTCGCGCTCGACCGCGCCGGTCTGGTCGGGGCGGACGGGGCAACCCACGCGGGCGCCTTCGACGTCGCCTATCTCGGCTGCCTGCCGGACATCATTCTGATGGCCGCGGCGGACGAGGTGGAACTGATGCACATGGTGGCCACCAGTGCCGCCATCGACGACCGTGCCTCGGCGCTGCGCTACCCGCGCGGGGAGGGCGTCGGGCTGGAGCTGCCGGAGCGTGGCGAGATTCTTCCGATCGGCAAGGGCCGGATCGTCCAGGAGGGCACCAAGATCGCCATCCTCAGCTATGGCACCCGCCTTGCGGAAGCGCGCAAGGCGGCGGCCGAGCTGGCGGCCCGCGGCCTGTCCACCACCGTCGCCGACGCCCGCTTCGCCAAGCCGCTGGACGAGGACCTCGTCCGCCGCCTTGCGCTGAACCACGAGGTGCTGATCACGGTGGAGGAGGGATCGGTCGGCGGTTTCGGCAGCTTCGTCCTGCAGTACCTCGCCTCGGCCGGGCTGCTGGACGGCGGCCTGAAGATTCGGCCGATGGTCCTGCCCGACCAGTTCCTCGACCATGAAGCGCCGGCCAAGCAGTACGAGCTTGCCGGACTGGCTGCCCGGCACATCGTCGCCACGGCGTTGCAGGCCCTCGGCATCGAGGCGGCGGCGGCGCGGGCCTGA
- a CDS encoding sulfurtransferase TusA family protein, whose protein sequence is MAEHYLDARGLQCPLPVLRARKALKTVEVGDRLTVEATDASAPKDFAAFCEATGNLLRSSEVTEGIYRFVIERTA, encoded by the coding sequence ATGGCCGAGCATTACCTGGATGCCAGGGGCCTGCAGTGTCCCTTGCCCGTATTGCGGGCCCGCAAGGCGTTGAAGACGGTTGAGGTGGGCGACCGCCTGACGGTGGAGGCGACGGACGCGAGCGCGCCGAAGGACTTCGCGGCATTTTGCGAGGCGACCGGAAACCTGCTGCGGTCGAGCGAAGTGACGGAGGGGATCTATCGCTTCGTTATCGAACGGACGGCGTGA
- the ppc gene encoding phosphoenolpyruvate carboxylase encodes MSANAALDVPEKDQPLRDDIRLLGRILGDTVRSQEGEAVFDIVERIRQTSVRFHRAEDESARHELEDILKSLSPKQTVRVVRAYTFFSHLANLAEDQHHIRRTRAHALAGSAPREGTMAHALDEARKAGLTSEQLHSFFKTAHISPVLTAHPTEVQRKSILTVQMDLARLMLQRDHGPMTPEEEECNLEGLQRAVLTLWQTSLLRDTRLAVIDEVSNGLTFYDYTFLRELPRFYAALEDRLRVDDPSWKTDELPSFLRMGSWIGGDRDGNPFVTAPVLSQAMRMQSTKAIEFYLEELHALGAELSLNSRIISVSEPLRTLAERSPDTSDHRLLEPYRRAIAGIYARLAATARTLDGMESARHAVGDAPPYSTPQELRADLDIIDRSLTVNGSAALARGRLRHLRRAVDLFGFHLATIDLRQNSDVHERTVAELFAVAEPEVRYAEMTEDERIDRLLAELETVRPLASPHIAYSEETTSELAILRTAADCRRRFGTDAVVNCVISKADGVSDILEVAVLLKEVGMLHPQDGTLDLNIAPLFETIEDLRNCARVMDRLLSLPAYRRLLDSRGGVQEVMLGYSDSNKDGGFLTSGWELYKAEIALVEVFRKHGVRLRLFHGRGGSVGRGGGPSYQAILAQPGGAVQGTIRITEQGEVIAAKYSNPEVGRRNLETLAAATLEASLLHPDEPAPSQAYLEAMEELSAHAFKAYRGLVYDTPGFEKYFWESTVIGEIANLNIGSRPASRKKTTRIEDLRAIPWVFSWAQCRLMLPGWYGFGSAVKAWLDNRPADGMKTLRAMHAEWPFFRTLLSNMDMVLSKSNLAIASRYAELVSDPALRESIFNRIRTELEDSVEMLLQITEQSQLLERNPLLARSIRNRFPYLDPLNHVQVELLKRHRSSDSGEQIARGIHLTINGIAAGLRNSG; translated from the coding sequence ATGTCTGCCAATGCCGCCCTGGATGTTCCGGAAAAGGACCAGCCGCTTCGCGACGACATCCGCCTGCTGGGTCGCATCCTGGGCGATACCGTGCGCAGCCAGGAAGGGGAAGCCGTCTTCGACATCGTCGAGCGGATCCGCCAGACCTCCGTCCGCTTTCATCGCGCCGAGGACGAGAGCGCCCGCCACGAGCTGGAAGACATCCTGAAGAGCCTGTCGCCCAAGCAGACGGTCCGGGTGGTCCGGGCCTATACCTTCTTCTCCCACCTCGCCAACCTTGCCGAGGACCAGCACCACATCCGCCGCACCCGCGCCCATGCGCTGGCCGGCTCGGCGCCGCGCGAGGGCACCATGGCCCATGCGCTGGACGAGGCACGCAAGGCCGGACTGACCAGCGAGCAGTTGCACAGCTTCTTCAAGACGGCGCACATCAGCCCGGTGCTGACCGCGCACCCGACGGAGGTGCAGCGCAAGAGCATCCTGACGGTGCAGATGGACCTCGCCCGCCTGATGCTCCAGCGCGACCACGGTCCGATGACGCCGGAGGAGGAAGAGTGCAACCTGGAGGGGCTGCAGCGCGCCGTGCTGACGCTGTGGCAGACCTCGCTGCTGCGCGATACCCGGCTGGCGGTGATCGACGAGGTGTCGAACGGCCTGACCTTCTACGACTACACCTTCCTGCGCGAGCTGCCGCGCTTCTATGCGGCGCTCGAGGACCGGCTGCGGGTCGACGATCCCTCCTGGAAGACGGATGAGCTGCCGTCCTTCCTGCGGATGGGAAGCTGGATCGGCGGCGACCGCGACGGCAACCCCTTCGTCACCGCGCCGGTGCTGTCCCAGGCCATGCGGATGCAGAGCACCAAGGCGATCGAGTTCTACCTGGAAGAGCTGCATGCGCTGGGCGCCGAGCTGTCGCTGAACAGCCGCATCATCAGCGTGTCGGAGCCGCTGCGCACGCTTGCCGAACGCTCGCCCGACACCTCCGACCACCGGCTGCTGGAGCCCTACCGCCGGGCCATCGCCGGCATCTACGCCCGGCTGGCGGCGACCGCCCGGACGCTGGACGGCATGGAGTCCGCCCGCCACGCGGTGGGCGACGCCCCGCCCTACTCGACGCCACAGGAACTGCGCGCCGACCTCGACATCATCGACCGCTCGCTGACGGTCAACGGCTCCGCGGCGCTGGCGCGCGGCCGGCTGCGCCACTTGCGCCGTGCCGTCGACCTGTTCGGCTTCCACCTCGCCACCATCGACCTGCGCCAGAACTCCGACGTGCACGAGCGCACGGTGGCCGAGCTGTTCGCCGTGGCGGAGCCGGAGGTGCGCTATGCCGAGATGACGGAGGACGAGCGCATCGACCGGCTGCTGGCGGAACTGGAGACGGTCCGTCCCCTCGCCTCCCCGCACATCGCCTATTCCGAGGAGACGACCTCCGAGCTGGCGATCCTGCGCACCGCCGCCGACTGCCGCCGCCGGTTCGGCACGGATGCCGTGGTCAACTGCGTGATCTCCAAGGCCGACGGAGTGTCCGACATCCTGGAGGTGGCCGTCCTCCTGAAGGAGGTCGGCATGCTGCATCCGCAGGATGGGACGCTCGACCTCAACATCGCCCCGCTGTTCGAGACGATCGAGGATCTGCGCAACTGCGCGCGGGTGATGGACCGACTGCTGTCCCTGCCCGCCTATCGCCGCCTGCTCGACAGCCGCGGCGGCGTGCAGGAGGTGATGCTGGGCTATTCCGACAGCAACAAGGACGGCGGCTTCCTCACCTCCGGCTGGGAGCTCTACAAGGCGGAGATCGCGCTGGTCGAGGTGTTCCGCAAGCATGGCGTCCGGCTGCGGCTGTTCCACGGCCGCGGCGGCTCGGTCGGCCGGGGTGGCGGTCCGAGCTATCAGGCGATCCTGGCGCAGCCGGGCGGCGCCGTTCAGGGCACCATCCGCATCACCGAACAGGGCGAGGTGATCGCCGCCAAATACTCCAACCCGGAGGTCGGCCGGCGGAACCTGGAGACGCTGGCCGCCGCCACGCTGGAGGCCTCCCTGCTCCACCCTGACGAGCCCGCCCCGTCCCAGGCCTATCTGGAAGCGATGGAGGAGCTGTCGGCGCATGCCTTCAAGGCCTACCGCGGCCTCGTCTACGACACCCCCGGATTCGAGAAGTACTTCTGGGAGTCGACCGTCATCGGCGAGATCGCCAACCTGAACATCGGCAGCCGGCCGGCCTCGCGGAAGAAGACGACGCGGATCGAGGATCTGCGCGCGATCCCCTGGGTGTTCAGCTGGGCGCAGTGCCGCCTGATGCTGCCGGGCTGGTACGGATTCGGATCTGCGGTGAAGGCCTGGCTCGACAACCGTCCGGCGGATGGCATGAAGACGCTGCGGGCGATGCACGCGGAATGGCCGTTCTTCCGCACGCTGCTGTCGAACATGGACATGGTGCTGTCCAAGAGCAATCTGGCCATCGCCTCGCGCTATGCCGAGCTGGTGTCGGATCCGGCCCTGCGGGAGAGCATCTTCAACCGCATCCGGACCGAGCTGGAGGACAGCGTCGAGATGCTGCTGCAGATCACCGAGCAGAGCCAGCTTCTCGAGCGCAACCCGCTGCTGGCGCGGTCGATCCGCAACCGCTTTCCCTATCTGGATCCGCTGAACCACGTCCAGGTCGAGCTGCTGAAGCGCCACCGCAGCAGCGACAGCGGCGAGCAGATCGCCCGCGGCATCCACCTCACGATCAATGGGATCGCCGCTGGCCTGCGCAACAGTGGATAA